In Zygosaccharomyces rouxii strain CBS732 chromosome D complete sequence, one DNA window encodes the following:
- the PXR1 gene encoding telomerase inhibitor (some similarities with uniprot|P53335 Saccharomyces cerevisiae YGR280C PXR1 Protein with a role in maturation of rRNAs and small nucleolar RNAs required for cell viability) has protein sequence MGLAATKNKQRFGFDPRNTAWSNDTGRFGHTMLEKYGWKPGTGLGTMPHKSTNTHIRVSIKDDNLGLGAKTHRSKDPNGFDDESAGLDVFQRLLGRLNGKEETISKELDKQRYDRIINGKWGVHFVKGEVLSSTWDPHTKKLRDYSNKEDEEEDEEESAGENRKRRASGEDNEVEKHKKHKKHKREKKEHKKHKKEEKEKKRKEKKEKKEKKEKKEKKEKKHKEKSKDKSKGKSPTPELTRLSARSRYIRQKKAATMDPKALNEIFMVTQQ, from the coding sequence ATGGGATTAGCCGCTACGAAGAATAAACAGAGATTTGGGTTTGATCCGAGAAATACAGCATGGAGTAACGATACCGGTAGATTTGGACATACAATGTTGGAGAAGTACGGATGGAAGCCGGGGACTGGGTTAGGTACAATGCCTCACAAATCGACCAATACACATATCAGGGTGTCAATTAAGGATGACAATCTCGGGTTGGGTGCTAAAACTCACAGATCTAAGGAtccaaatggatttgatgatgaatcagCTGGACTAGATGTTTTCCAGAGGTTACTAGGTAGACTAAACGGTAAGGAGGAAACGATATCcaaggaattggataaacAGCGTTATGATAGGATTATTAATGGTAAATGGGGGGTCCATTTTGTGAAAGGAGAAGTCTTATCAAGTACATGGGATCCACATACGAAGAAGTTGAGAGATTATTCGAACaaagaggatgaagaagaagatgaagaagaatctgCTGGAGAGAATAGAAAAAGGAGGGCAAGTGGTGAGGATAATGAAGTAGAGAAGCACAAGAAGCACAAGAAGCACAAgagggaaaagaaagagcaCAAGAAGCATAAGaaggaggaaaaagagaagaagcgtaaggagaagaaggagaagaaagagaagaaagagaagaaggaaaagaaagagaaaaagcACAAAGAGAAATCCAAGGACAAATCCAAGGGCAAATCCCCAACACCTGAATTGACAAGACTATCAGCAAGATCAAGATACATAAGGCAGAAGAAGGCTGCTACA